Genomic segment of Acetomicrobium thermoterrenum DSM 13490:
CGCTCTAATCTTCAGAAGTTATCTCATCAATGCGACGGTTTATTTCAGAAAGTTGCTGCTTCAACGCTTCTGCTTGACCTTTCAGCTGCCTGAGCCCTTCTTCTTCGCTCGGCGGTTGGGACACAACCCCTGACATGCTAACGCCTCCGTGCATCCCGAAGCCGCCCATACCTCGACCCCCACCTTTGCCAAACCCTCCGCCCATCCCGAAGTGAGGAGGGACATCTGGGGCAGATGTAGACGCCGGCTTCCCCTGCTTAAAAGATAGAACGGCATCCCTTACTGTGCCAGAAACACCTGTGATGATCTGCACGCCAGCGGCAGATAAGACCTCATATGCATTGGGGCCACAGCTTCCTGTAAGCACTACCTGTACCCCTTTCCCCACTATCGCCTGAGCAACGCTGATTCCTGTCCCTCCTGGAGCACTTGCGCTGCTGTTTTCCATAGTCTCAAATTGCATGGAATCAGGATCGACGATGATGAAGTAGGGAGCGCGTCCAAAGCGAGGATCTACCAACGCATCTAAATTAGGAGCGGTCGCCGATACGGCTATCTTCATAAAATCCACCTCTACTTTCCCTCAAGTTCTCTGACGCGTG
This window contains:
- a CDS encoding NifB/NifX family molybdenum-iron cluster-binding protein; this encodes MKIAVSATAPNLDALVDPRFGRAPYFIIVDPDSMQFETMENSSASAPGGTGISVAQAIVGKGVQVVLTGSCGPNAYEVLSAAGVQIITGVSGTVRDAVLSFKQGKPASTSAPDVPPHFGMGGGFGKGGGRGMGGFGMHGGVSMSGVVSQPPSEEEGLRQLKGQAEALKQQLSEINRRIDEITSED